A window from Cryobacterium sp. SO1 encodes these proteins:
- a CDS encoding iron ABC transporter permease translates to MILLTVLVSSSAGPVAVSSADSLRIIIGHLVPGMPWMVDGSITVLQDQAVWQFRLPRVLMALLAGGGLALAGTLMQAVVRNPLAEPYILGVSAGAGVGAVLVIVLGSAVVGGLSVQAAAFAGALVATTAVYLFARQRGAISPTRLILSGVALGSLFSAATSYLTITTDAQNVFSVLFFLLGSVSAVTMNQLAAPAVVLAGVLVLALVQGRSLNALLMGDEAATSLGVSVQRLRGGLLVATALLTGTIVSVAGGIGFVGLVIPHVCRILVGSDHRRMMPAAVLAGGLFLALADLLARTVAAPTEIPLGILTAMVGAPFFLWLMRRKRAVKAGLHR, encoded by the coding sequence TTGATCCTTCTGACTGTGCTTGTTTCGAGCAGCGCCGGACCGGTGGCGGTGTCATCGGCCGACTCGCTGCGCATCATCATCGGGCATCTCGTACCTGGCATGCCGTGGATGGTCGACGGATCGATCACGGTTTTGCAGGACCAGGCGGTGTGGCAGTTCCGATTGCCGCGGGTTTTGATGGCTCTGCTCGCCGGGGGAGGCTTGGCTCTTGCCGGCACGCTCATGCAGGCGGTGGTGCGTAACCCGCTGGCCGAGCCATACATTCTGGGAGTTTCAGCAGGTGCGGGTGTGGGTGCTGTGTTGGTGATTGTGTTGGGTTCTGCCGTCGTCGGCGGTCTGAGCGTGCAGGCCGCGGCTTTCGCGGGCGCGCTTGTGGCCACCACGGCCGTGTATCTATTCGCCCGTCAGCGCGGTGCTATTTCACCGACCCGGCTCATCCTTTCTGGGGTTGCTCTGGGTTCGTTGTTTAGCGCGGCCACGAGTTACCTCACAATCACAACCGATGCGCAGAATGTCTTCAGTGTGCTGTTTTTCTTGCTGGGGAGTGTCTCGGCGGTCACCATGAACCAGCTGGCTGCACCGGCTGTGGTCTTGGCAGGAGTCTTGGTGCTTGCCCTTGTGCAGGGTAGGTCGTTGAATGCTTTGCTGATGGGTGACGAGGCGGCGACGTCGCTCGGTGTCTCTGTGCAGCGGCTGCGAGGCGGGTTGCTGGTGGCCACGGCGCTACTGACGGGGACGATCGTGTCCGTTGCTGGGGGAATCGGTTTTGTCGGCCTGGTCATTCCGCACGTGTGCAGGATCCTTGTGGGCAGCGACCACCGTCGGATGATGCCGGCCGCGGTGCTTGCGGGGGGCCTGTTTCTCGCGTTAGCCGACCTTCTCGCCCGAACGGTGGCTGCGCCGACGGAGATCCCGTTGGGCATTCTCACCGCCATGGTGGGAGCACCGTTTTTTCTCTGGTTGATGCGCCGCAAACGCGCCGTCAAGGCGGGGCTGCACCGATGA
- the aztD gene encoding zinc metallochaperone AztD, which translates to MRTPHLRRAGVTLLTLGTIATLAACSSSTTPAAAPPSTVEKADSRVAVSYEGGVLVLDGTTLKTVADFETEEFTRLNQAGDGQHVMVTMSEGFQVLNTAAGTGGKPELTDVLFEADAPGHVVRHAGKTILYADGTSDTTIFDTAALASSDGLPDVETIAGVEAHHGVSVVLEDGTFLTTVGNSDERNGIEARDTSGAVIASNDQCPGVHGEGTAADEAVVFGCENGAIVYRDGKIKKLDAPDQPYGRMGNAYVSETSPIIVGDYKNDPDAEGYLLKAVALIDTAAESLEVVDLPEGVEYTFRGVARGPNDLAYLIGTDGAIHVLDPETGELTDSFPVIEAWEGPAEWQDPHPALVVADGIAYVTEPDANSIHAVDLATGDILSSSELDITPNEIAVAAG; encoded by the coding sequence ATGCGCACCCCCCATCTCCGGCGAGCAGGCGTTACGCTGCTGACCCTCGGCACGATCGCGACCCTCGCGGCCTGTTCGTCAAGCACTACCCCCGCAGCAGCTCCTCCGAGCACGGTTGAGAAGGCCGATTCACGCGTCGCCGTTTCCTACGAGGGCGGAGTCCTCGTCCTCGACGGGACGACCCTCAAAACGGTCGCCGACTTCGAAACCGAAGAGTTCACCCGACTCAACCAGGCCGGTGACGGCCAACACGTCATGGTCACCATGAGCGAAGGCTTCCAGGTGCTCAACACCGCTGCCGGCACTGGCGGCAAGCCTGAGCTCACCGACGTCCTCTTCGAGGCCGACGCCCCCGGCCACGTCGTCCGCCACGCAGGCAAGACGATCCTCTACGCCGACGGCACCAGCGACACCACGATCTTCGACACCGCCGCACTGGCATCCTCGGACGGCCTCCCCGACGTTGAGACCATCGCTGGAGTAGAGGCGCACCACGGTGTCTCGGTCGTTCTCGAGGACGGCACCTTCCTCACCACCGTCGGAAACTCCGACGAACGCAACGGGATCGAGGCCCGCGATACCTCCGGTGCAGTGATCGCCTCGAACGACCAGTGCCCCGGGGTTCACGGCGAAGGCACCGCCGCCGACGAGGCAGTAGTTTTCGGCTGCGAAAACGGCGCCATTGTCTACCGTGACGGCAAGATCAAGAAGCTCGATGCCCCCGATCAGCCCTACGGACGCATGGGCAACGCGTACGTCAGCGAGACCAGCCCCATCATCGTCGGCGACTACAAGAACGACCCCGACGCCGAGGGCTACCTGTTGAAAGCGGTCGCTCTTATCGACACCGCCGCCGAGTCGCTCGAGGTCGTAGACCTTCCTGAGGGCGTCGAGTACACCTTCCGCGGCGTCGCACGCGGCCCGAACGACCTCGCGTACCTCATCGGTACGGACGGCGCGATCCACGTGCTCGACCCCGAGACCGGTGAACTCACCGACTCCTTCCCCGTTATCGAGGCGTGGGAAGGTCCGGCCGAATGGCAGGATCCGCACCCCGCCCTAGTCGTCGCCGACGGCATCGCGTATGTCACAGAGCCCGATGCGAACAGTATCCACGCCGTCGACCTGGCCACCGGTGACATCCTCTCCAGCAGCGAACTCGACATCACGCCGAACGAGATCGCCGTAGCCGCCGGCTAA
- the aztC gene encoding zinc ABC transporter substrate-binding protein AztC, giving the protein MRPNRIRRSLTASIVAAGVVLSLAGCSGANDDRPLVIVSTNILGNVVEEIVGDEAEVVTLMKPNSDPHSFEISAQEATRLRSADLVVSNGLGLEEGLQQHLDAASAEDVQTFVAGDYIEVLDYIEGDAAGSPDSHFWTDPARVIAVVDALEPVLAELTGADPGGITQRTAEYRAELESLDADMTAAFAAIPEERRALVTNHHVFGYLADRFDFEVVGAVIPGGTTLAAPSASDLADLVDAVEDTGVRTIFAESSSPDRLVQALASEADVRVEVVELFTESLTGPEGGAPDYLTMMRVNTQRIATGLYP; this is encoded by the coding sequence ATGCGACCGAACCGTATCCGTAGATCGCTGACCGCGTCGATAGTGGCAGCCGGGGTGGTCCTTTCCCTTGCAGGCTGCTCAGGAGCAAATGATGATCGCCCGCTGGTGATCGTCTCGACGAACATCCTCGGCAATGTCGTAGAGGAAATCGTTGGTGACGAGGCAGAAGTCGTAACGCTGATGAAACCGAACTCCGACCCGCACTCATTCGAGATCTCCGCCCAAGAGGCCACCCGCCTGCGCTCGGCCGACCTCGTCGTCTCGAATGGGCTCGGCCTTGAGGAGGGGCTACAGCAACACCTCGACGCAGCGTCGGCGGAGGATGTGCAAACTTTCGTTGCGGGCGACTACATCGAGGTCCTCGACTATATCGAGGGCGATGCGGCGGGGAGCCCCGACTCGCACTTCTGGACCGATCCCGCTCGCGTGATTGCCGTGGTCGATGCGCTAGAGCCCGTGCTCGCCGAACTGACCGGTGCGGATCCCGGCGGCATAACTCAGCGCACTGCCGAATACCGTGCGGAGCTGGAAAGCCTCGACGCGGATATGACTGCGGCTTTCGCCGCGATCCCGGAAGAGCGCCGCGCTCTCGTCACCAACCACCACGTCTTTGGGTACCTCGCCGACCGCTTCGACTTCGAGGTCGTCGGAGCCGTAATCCCCGGCGGCACAACCCTCGCCGCTCCGTCCGCCTCCGACCTCGCCGACCTTGTCGACGCCGTCGAAGACACCGGCGTGCGAACGATCTTCGCGGAATCCTCCTCACCAGACCGGCTCGTCCAGGCTCTGGCGAGTGAAGCCGATGTCCGTGTGGAAGTAGTCGAGCTGTTCACCGAGTCCCTCACAGGACCTGAGGGCGGTGCCCCCGACTACCTCACCATGATGCGCGTCAACACGCAGCGCATCGCCACTGGGCTTTACCCATAG
- a CDS encoding ABC transporter, translating to MRHRITTSAFLLGALAFGVTACSTELGEAPADKEAGADHGAIANAAELAEPRLGLTSIDPTGAVSHLDLLDESVTDIGTVGEPEAMTTDGRYLFAQTADGIEIIDSGVWTWDHVDHFHYYRAEPRLIGFVRGQGETTVATTNLSTAGGTGLFFPDSGEAVLLDTEALSKGEISEKFRISTEPGAGMVVPVGSFALVTEGTGSSASVVGYTAEGERTGLVERCPDAAGTITTRVGAVIGCGDGALLASVQDGEVAVERIPYPADATAPAATSFDNREGRPTVAGLAGDEGIWLLDTREQSWVLLPAPAPLVEATAVDDDDEHVLALTEDGRVLVLDGGGSVIAETPPLVAASIAAGHLPVLIADQQRAYLSAPVERQLHEIDYADGARIARTFTTSTEPALTAETGR from the coding sequence GTGCGCCATCGCATCACGACCTCCGCTTTTCTTCTCGGCGCCCTCGCGTTCGGTGTGACCGCCTGCTCCACCGAGCTGGGCGAGGCGCCCGCGGACAAGGAGGCCGGGGCGGACCACGGAGCGATCGCGAATGCTGCAGAGCTAGCTGAGCCGCGCCTGGGGCTTACATCGATCGACCCGACAGGTGCCGTCTCCCATCTCGACCTCCTCGATGAGAGCGTCACCGATATCGGCACCGTTGGCGAACCAGAGGCGATGACGACGGACGGCCGCTACCTGTTCGCACAGACGGCCGACGGTATCGAAATCATCGACAGTGGCGTATGGACCTGGGACCATGTCGACCACTTCCACTACTACCGCGCCGAACCGCGGCTGATCGGCTTCGTTCGGGGACAAGGCGAGACGACCGTTGCCACGACCAACCTGTCGACCGCAGGCGGCACCGGGTTGTTCTTCCCCGATTCCGGCGAGGCCGTACTGCTTGACACTGAGGCGCTCTCCAAGGGCGAAATCTCGGAGAAGTTCCGTATCAGCACCGAGCCTGGGGCCGGGATGGTTGTACCCGTCGGATCGTTCGCGCTCGTCACCGAGGGTACCGGGTCCTCGGCTTCTGTCGTCGGGTACACCGCCGAGGGGGAGCGCACCGGCCTCGTCGAACGGTGCCCTGACGCGGCCGGCACGATCACTACCCGGGTCGGCGCCGTCATCGGCTGCGGTGACGGGGCCCTGCTCGCCTCCGTTCAAGACGGTGAGGTCGCTGTCGAACGGATCCCGTATCCCGCTGATGCAACCGCTCCCGCCGCGACTTCCTTCGACAATCGCGAGGGCCGCCCCACCGTCGCCGGCCTCGCCGGCGACGAGGGCATCTGGCTGCTCGACACTCGCGAGCAGTCGTGGGTACTCTTGCCTGCTCCCGCACCCTTGGTGGAAGCGACGGCGGTCGATGACGACGACGAGCATGTGCTCGCTCTCACCGAGGACGGCCGCGTACTCGTGCTCGACGGCGGCGGGTCGGTCATCGCCGAGACACCCCCCCTCGTGGCGGCATCCATTGCCGCAGGTCACCTTCCTGTCCTCATTGCCGACCAACAGCGCGCCTACCTCAGCGCACCTGTGGAGCGGCAGCTGCACGAAATCGACTACGCCGACGGCGCCCGCATCGCGCGCACCTTCACCACGTCCACCGAGCCCGCCTTGACCGCAGAAACGGGGCGCTGA
- the aztB gene encoding zinc ABC transporter permease AztB translates to MPTPIHGFFEPFALDFLQRALLGGALVAILCGVVGTWVVIRGMAFLGEALAHGMLPGVALATVLGVPVLVGGALSAVTMSLGIAVLQRRGRLSYDTSIGMLFVSMLALGVIIISHSGSFATDATSILFGDILAIAPIDITLLAIAAAAGLAVAAAFHRPLVALALDPRIAAVLGLGPRSAQAALVGLVTLAVVASYQAVGSLLVVGLLLAPAVAAGHWTNRIPTRMLLAAVLGVLSVFVGLLISWHAATAAGASVAATAIAVSGLSFMTRAAFTALRPRRFLSAIPA, encoded by the coding sequence GTGCCTACTCCTATTCACGGATTCTTCGAGCCGTTCGCGCTCGACTTCCTCCAGCGTGCCCTCCTCGGTGGGGCGTTGGTCGCGATCCTCTGTGGAGTCGTGGGCACCTGGGTGGTGATCCGCGGCATGGCGTTCCTCGGTGAGGCCCTCGCTCACGGGATGCTGCCTGGTGTCGCCCTCGCGACTGTTCTCGGGGTGCCGGTGCTGGTTGGTGGAGCGCTCAGTGCCGTCACGATGAGCCTCGGGATCGCGGTACTCCAGCGTCGCGGGAGGCTGTCGTACGACACGAGCATCGGCATGCTTTTCGTGTCAATGCTGGCGCTGGGCGTCATCATCATCTCCCACTCGGGAAGCTTCGCCACCGACGCGACGTCGATCCTGTTCGGCGATATCCTCGCTATCGCGCCCATCGACATCACGCTCCTTGCGATTGCGGCGGCAGCAGGGCTCGCGGTCGCGGCCGCGTTCCACCGGCCGCTCGTCGCGCTCGCGCTGGACCCGAGGATCGCCGCCGTTCTCGGCCTCGGCCCGCGCTCGGCTCAGGCGGCGCTCGTCGGACTGGTCACCTTGGCGGTCGTCGCCTCCTATCAGGCCGTCGGGTCGCTGCTGGTGGTGGGACTGTTGCTTGCTCCAGCAGTCGCCGCCGGGCATTGGACCAACCGCATCCCCACCCGCATGCTACTTGCCGCGGTTCTCGGCGTGCTCTCCGTGTTTGTCGGCTTGCTGATCTCCTGGCATGCGGCGACGGCAGCCGGGGCATCGGTCGCGGCAACCGCCATCGCCGTCTCCGGCTTGTCGTTTATGACACGCGCGGCATTCACGGCGCTACGACCACGCAGATTCTTGTCGGCCATACCCGCGTAA
- the aztA gene encoding zinc ABC transporter ATP-binding protein AztA, which produces MCVDFGGRRALAGVDLDVLPSSLTIVTGPNGAGKSTLLEVVAGTREPSSGTRSATSAVAFVPQRTAVSDRLPLTVRDVVVVGAWGTAGRWRSLGTESRVAITDAMEMLEITRLAAEPFAALSGGQRQRTLLAQGLARAAELLLLDEPTSGLDSASAQRIREIMRSEAERGVAVVCVSHDPAVLADADRVVALVRGIITTDTRFYP; this is translated from the coding sequence GTGTGCGTCGACTTCGGCGGCCGGAGGGCGCTGGCCGGAGTGGACCTCGACGTGCTACCCAGTTCGCTGACGATCGTTACCGGACCAAACGGAGCCGGGAAATCCACACTTTTAGAGGTCGTCGCGGGCACACGAGAGCCGTCCTCCGGCACACGCTCCGCCACCTCCGCCGTGGCGTTCGTCCCTCAGCGCACCGCCGTCTCTGACCGCCTACCCCTCACCGTCCGGGACGTTGTCGTTGTTGGAGCATGGGGGACGGCCGGCCGCTGGCGCTCCCTCGGCACTGAGTCCCGGGTCGCTATCACCGACGCGATGGAGATGCTTGAGATCACCCGGCTCGCGGCCGAACCTTTCGCGGCGCTCTCCGGCGGACAGAGGCAGCGGACGCTGCTTGCACAGGGGCTCGCACGTGCCGCCGAACTACTGCTTCTGGACGAGCCGACCTCGGGACTGGACAGCGCCAGCGCCCAGCGGATTCGAGAGATCATGCGGTCCGAGGCCGAACGTGGAGTCGCTGTGGTCTGCGTCTCGCATGACCCAGCCGTGCTCGCTGATGCAGACCGTGTCGTGGCGCTGGTGAGGGGCATCATCACAACCGACACCCGGTTCTATCCATAA
- a CDS encoding TIGR03943 family protein, giving the protein MIGIVATVWLGVTGQLGLYIHPRYFAFAIIMAVVAAAVVIVSFALSADDEHALHDHETESGPKRLWGAASVIVIMASATALLILPPATLTTTTLEQRDLNGSAAALTEEASIELTGGDASKFSVKEWASLLRQGAGPEFYAGKKARLTGFVTPDKDDPENVFYVARFVVTHCVVDAQPVGVPVYRPGWQNEFARDSWVDASGGFAVNPSVASSEGIVLIPEGVAAVKQPQQPYVY; this is encoded by the coding sequence TTGATCGGAATCGTGGCGACGGTGTGGCTCGGTGTGACCGGCCAGCTAGGCCTCTACATTCACCCGCGCTACTTCGCTTTTGCGATCATTATGGCGGTGGTGGCCGCAGCGGTCGTAATCGTCTCATTCGCACTGTCTGCAGACGACGAGCATGCACTGCACGACCACGAAACCGAATCAGGACCGAAACGTTTGTGGGGAGCCGCGAGCGTCATCGTCATCATGGCCTCCGCGACAGCCTTGCTGATTCTCCCACCCGCCACTTTGACGACAACCACCCTCGAGCAGCGTGACCTGAACGGGTCGGCCGCCGCTTTGACCGAAGAAGCCTCAATCGAGTTGACAGGAGGGGATGCGTCAAAGTTTTCGGTGAAGGAATGGGCTTCGCTACTGCGGCAAGGCGCCGGGCCGGAGTTCTACGCCGGAAAAAAAGCGAGACTTACAGGATTCGTGACGCCCGATAAAGATGATCCGGAAAACGTGTTCTACGTGGCACGGTTTGTTGTGACCCACTGCGTGGTCGATGCCCAACCGGTCGGAGTGCCGGTATATCGGCCCGGGTGGCAGAACGAGTTCGCGCGGGACAGTTGGGTGGACGCATCGGGCGGCTTCGCCGTCAATCCAAGCGTCGCCAGCAGCGAGGGGATAGTGCTCATTCCTGAAGGTGTCGCCGCCGTCAAACAACCCCAACAGCCTTATGTCTACTGA
- a CDS encoding permease: MLLTRTQLADTGTVPRPGARIPGGKRPGVKGLLVGLALVGLLVALRMSAPQSLTAGMTDSAKDFATLGISVLIESLPFVFLGIFLSVVVQVWLPEGFLLRHLPKRGVLRRIAVSLIGILVPVCECGNVPLTRGLIMKGLTVAEAMTFLLAAPILNPITIITTYQAFGWDNGILVSRIAGGFLIANLVGWIYSRHPRPNALLTPQFEAACTAQNGHHDDGGRLKRSVRLFTRETSAMMPALFIGCAIAGIIQVGIPRDVLVTLGTNPVWSVLALMTLAFVVSICSNVDAFFVLSFGATFLPGAIVAFLVFGPMIDIKMLALMRTTFTARTLIQITCVVALCAAVLGLAVNYVA, from the coding sequence GTGCTGCTCACCCGTACGCAGCTGGCGGACACGGGCACGGTGCCCCGACCTGGCGCGAGGATTCCCGGAGGCAAGCGCCCCGGGGTGAAAGGCTTGCTCGTCGGTCTCGCCCTGGTCGGTCTTCTTGTAGCACTTCGCATGTCGGCCCCTCAGTCCCTGACAGCAGGCATGACGGACTCCGCCAAAGACTTCGCAACGCTCGGGATCAGCGTGCTCATCGAGTCGCTGCCGTTCGTATTCCTGGGCATCTTCCTCTCCGTCGTGGTCCAGGTTTGGCTTCCCGAAGGGTTCCTCCTTCGCCATTTGCCTAAACGAGGGGTCTTGCGACGGATCGCAGTTTCACTGATTGGCATTCTTGTGCCGGTTTGCGAATGCGGAAACGTACCGCTCACGCGCGGCCTCATTATGAAGGGTCTGACTGTCGCTGAGGCAATGACGTTCCTTCTTGCCGCACCGATTCTCAACCCGATCACGATCATTACGACGTATCAGGCCTTCGGTTGGGACAACGGCATACTCGTGAGCCGTATCGCCGGCGGGTTCCTGATTGCTAACCTCGTCGGCTGGATTTACAGTCGGCACCCCCGCCCGAATGCTCTACTCACGCCTCAATTCGAGGCTGCCTGCACCGCTCAAAACGGCCATCACGACGACGGCGGCCGACTGAAGCGCAGCGTGCGACTATTCACCAGAGAGACCAGCGCGATGATGCCGGCATTGTTCATCGGATGTGCCATCGCAGGCATAATTCAGGTGGGGATACCCCGGGACGTGTTGGTCACACTGGGTACGAATCCTGTCTGGTCCGTTCTGGCGCTGATGACTTTAGCTTTTGTGGTATCCATCTGTTCCAACGTCGACGCATTTTTCGTGTTGTCGTTCGGAGCCACCTTCCTACCCGGCGCAATCGTTGCTTTTCTGGTCTTCGGTCCCATGATTGACATCAAGATGCTCGCCCTGATGCGCACCACATTCACGGCAAGAACCCTGATCCAAATCACTTGCGTGGTGGCCCTCTGTGCGGCAGTGCTGGGTCTGGCGGTGAACTATGTCGCTTAG
- a CDS encoding ATP-binding protein, with protein MSDEVDGTPADRISHTFERFYGVDASGDRAHGGSGVGLAIAKSSTEAHGGSIRAESADAGQCATFTVELPLSAINAEVWCTAIARRKVLMYKSAFGCR; from the coding sequence ATCTCCGACGAGGTCGATGGGACTCCGGCCGACCGCATTTCGCATACCTTTGAGCGTTTCTACGGAGTGGACGCCAGCGGGGACCGCGCCCACGGCGGCTCGGGAGTAGGCCTGGCGATCGCCAAGTCCAGCACCGAGGCCCACGGCGGAAGCATTCGAGCAGAGAGCGCCGATGCCGGTCAATGCGCAACCTTTACCGTTGAGCTTCCCTTATCCGCCATCAACGCTGAGGTTTGGTGCACGGCGATTGCAAGACGTAAAGTTCTAATGTATAAGTCTGCGTTTGGATGCAGATAG
- a CDS encoding thioredoxin family protein, with protein MKIEVLYIDDCPNWVEVGRRLEDALAMVGNSRTPISYRLLRTPDEAAEVSFAGSPTITLDGDDLFATNGRTTDLACRIYFTPSGLAGLPTTEQLMKAIASRGV; from the coding sequence ATGAAGATCGAAGTCCTATACATAGATGACTGCCCGAATTGGGTTGAGGTTGGCCGCCGACTTGAAGATGCGCTTGCCATGGTCGGAAACTCACGGACGCCGATCAGCTACCGGCTCCTTCGGACGCCCGACGAGGCAGCGGAAGTATCGTTCGCCGGCTCGCCGACGATCACACTTGACGGGGATGACCTATTTGCTACAAACGGTCGCACAACGGATCTTGCCTGCCGGATCTATTTCACGCCCTCAGGACTCGCCGGGCTCCCTACGACAGAGCAACTCATGAAGGCAATCGCTTCTCGTGGCGTTTGA
- a CDS encoding HAMP domain-containing sensor histidine kinase: MMGMGGSDADSTVHAEEAFRTASMLSLAVALFAALAASVGVSLFLSRRITRSLAPVTEAAGRVADGDYTARIPAVGLGSEFDDLTSAFNSMATDLGRIEVTRTRMLGDLAHEMRTPITTIGAYLEAIADGVQEADPATLTMLGDQVTRLARLSEDVAIVTTAEEGRLTMHRRRLPVAQVVADAVAQATAQYAAQNVTLTVTMSGEARDAAVSGDSDRIGQVLTNLLDNAVRHTPSGREVVISATVVDGRAVIAVSDEGDGIPADHISHVFERFYRVDASRDRAHGGSGVGLAIAKSITEAHGGSIRAESEGVGRGATFTVEFPLLRQ, translated from the coding sequence ATGATGGGCATGGGCGGTTCTGATGCTGACTCAACGGTGCATGCCGAGGAGGCATTCCGGACGGCATCCATGCTTTCCCTGGCCGTCGCCCTTTTTGCTGCTCTGGCAGCGTCAGTCGGGGTGAGCCTGTTCCTCTCCCGCCGGATCACGCGATCCCTGGCACCCGTCACTGAAGCGGCTGGCCGGGTGGCGGACGGAGACTACACGGCGCGTATCCCCGCTGTGGGCCTGGGCAGTGAGTTCGACGACCTCACGTCGGCCTTCAACTCGATGGCCACCGATCTGGGCCGGATCGAAGTGACCAGAACGAGGATGCTGGGCGACCTGGCGCACGAAATGCGTACCCCGATCACCACCATCGGCGCCTACCTTGAGGCCATCGCCGATGGCGTTCAGGAAGCGGATCCGGCAACCCTCACGATGCTGGGGGACCAGGTCACCCGTCTGGCACGGCTGAGCGAGGACGTCGCCATCGTGACGACTGCAGAGGAAGGCCGACTCACTATGCACCGACGACGCCTGCCCGTTGCCCAGGTAGTCGCGGACGCAGTAGCCCAGGCGACGGCGCAATACGCTGCCCAGAACGTCACGCTGACGGTCACCATGTCTGGAGAAGCCCGCGACGCTGCTGTCAGCGGGGACAGCGATCGCATCGGTCAGGTCCTGACGAATCTCCTCGACAACGCGGTTCGGCACACCCCGTCCGGGCGCGAGGTGGTGATTTCCGCAACGGTAGTGGACGGCAGAGCGGTGATAGCCGTGTCCGACGAGGGCGATGGGATTCCTGCCGATCACATTTCGCATGTCTTTGAGCGTTTCTACCGAGTGGACGCAAGCCGGGACCGCGCTCACGGCGGGTCGGGGGTAGGCCTGGCGATTGCCAAGTCCATCACCGAGGCCCACGGCGGAAGCATCCGAGCCGAGAGTGAGGGTGTCGGCCGTGGCGCGACCTTCACCGTTGAGTTCCCGTTGCTCCGCCAGTAA
- a CDS encoding response regulator transcription factor, with the protein MMSTTFRPQTTAEPRPRVLVVDDEVPLLELVAGYLERDGFDVETAADGQSAVTKARDWAPAIIVLDLGLPGMDGIEVCRTVRTFTDCYIIMLTARVEEIDKLVGLSVGADDYLTKPFSPRELVARVRAMLRRPRPSEQAAALGTPPLVFGSLHIDVAGREVHRSGEPVDLTRTEFEVLVALAGQPRIVFSRQQLIEAVWGDGWMSDPHLVDVHIGHVRRKIGEDPSSPVFIRTVRGVGYQMGVGA; encoded by the coding sequence ATGATGTCAACGACCTTCAGGCCACAGACCACTGCGGAGCCGCGTCCGCGAGTCTTGGTGGTCGACGACGAGGTACCGCTGCTCGAGTTGGTGGCCGGCTACTTGGAGCGAGATGGATTCGACGTTGAGACGGCGGCCGACGGCCAGTCCGCCGTGACGAAGGCACGCGATTGGGCCCCCGCCATCATCGTTCTCGACCTGGGCCTGCCGGGGATGGATGGCATTGAGGTTTGTCGTACCGTTCGCACCTTCACTGATTGCTACATCATCATGCTGACCGCGCGGGTCGAGGAGATCGACAAACTCGTTGGCCTCTCTGTAGGAGCAGACGACTACCTGACCAAACCCTTCAGCCCGCGAGAGCTTGTGGCTCGAGTGCGCGCTATGCTCCGCCGACCGCGCCCCAGCGAACAGGCCGCCGCACTCGGCACACCGCCTCTTGTCTTTGGCTCCCTTCACATCGACGTCGCCGGCCGCGAAGTCCACCGAAGCGGTGAGCCGGTAGACCTCACCCGCACCGAGTTCGAGGTGCTGGTGGCGTTGGCCGGCCAACCTCGCATTGTCTTCTCTCGGCAGCAACTCATTGAGGCCGTATGGGGTGACGGTTGGATGAGCGATCCGCATCTTGTGGATGTGCATATCGGGCATGTGCGGCGCAAGATCGGTGAGGATCCGTCGTCACCGGTCTTCATCCGGACAGTGCGCGGAGTTGGCTACCAGATGGGCGTCGGAGCGTGA